The following proteins are encoded in a genomic region of Ferrimicrobium acidiphilum DSM 19497:
- a CDS encoding DUF2249 domain-containing protein produces MATVDARPIIASGAEPFEAIMAAVGALGDSEELVVLAPFEPIPLEGVLSSEGFSYTAEDIGEGDWRVTFRRSFS; encoded by the coding sequence CAATTATCGCATCGGGTGCTGAGCCCTTCGAAGCAATCATGGCGGCGGTTGGTGCGCTTGGCGACAGCGAAGAACTCGTGGTATTGGCTCCATTCGAACCGATACCATTGGAGGGCGTCCTCTCGTCGGAGGGGTTCTCCTATACCGCGGAGGATATTGGTGAAGGCGACTGGCGGGTCACTTTTCGGAGGTCATTCTCTTGA
- a CDS encoding metal-sulfur cluster assembly factor translates to MSAPITGGETFSLASESAVVNATWSALSTVYDPELCLDVVSLGLVYDVRGNDTEVHVELTLTTPGCPASESLPAMARAAISEALGNKVAVDVRVVWDPPWSPAMMTETAARSLGFRGR, encoded by the coding sequence TTGAGTGCCCCCATAACAGGCGGCGAAACCTTCTCGCTCGCGTCCGAATCAGCTGTAGTGAACGCAACCTGGAGTGCTCTGAGTACCGTCTATGACCCAGAGCTATGCCTCGATGTGGTCTCACTTGGTCTGGTCTATGACGTACGTGGGAATGACACTGAGGTGCATGTGGAGCTTACCTTGACCACCCCGGGTTGTCCGGCATCAGAGAGCCTCCCCGCAATGGCACGAGCCGCCATCAGCGAGGCTCTTGGTAATAAAGTAGCGGTGGATGTCCGGGTGGTGTGGGATCCACCGTGGAGCCCAGCCATGATGACTGAAACTGCCGCTCGCTCGCTCGGATTCCGGGGCCGGTGA
- a CDS encoding zinc ribbon domain-containing protein, protein MRELKAPLSASPFQTANTGAAIDPWTWSFECLAELIPSAPGSSGSPSSIEDLSHLQGKAKSKNISRLCSSWARNENQERITVHAYVGGSGIKTVNAAYSSQTCPDPGCGYVHHDNRHGDVFHCRNPYWDCNWQGDVDHVAAMNLLNRIEDHEINRFTPYREVKKILDERFLRANGKPSWNWEVGNHRLALVLSLRIGQNIRRRRESENKRGAYRCICILKRDVTALGGLLASPPVR, encoded by the coding sequence ATTAGAGAATTAAAAGCGCCACTCTCTGCTTCTCCGTTCCAGACAGCGAACACCGGAGCAGCGATCGACCCATGGACTTGGTCATTCGAATGCCTCGCTGAGCTGATCCCTAGCGCACCTGGGAGTTCCGGATCGCCGTCAAGCATCGAAGACCTCTCTCACCTGCAAGGCAAGGCTAAGTCCAAGAACATCTCTCGACTCTGCTCATCGTGGGCAAGGAACGAGAACCAAGAACGCATTACGGTACATGCCTATGTCGGAGGTTCCGGCATTAAAACGGTCAACGCGGCCTACAGCAGCCAAACATGTCCTGATCCAGGGTGTGGGTATGTCCATCATGACAACCGACACGGGGATGTGTTTCACTGTCGCAATCCCTATTGGGATTGTAACTGGCAGGGTGATGTAGATCACGTAGCTGCCATGAACCTACTCAACAGGATCGAAGATCACGAGATCAACCGGTTCACTCCCTATAGGGAAGTGAAGAAGATCCTTGATGAGAGGTTCCTACGCGCAAATGGAAAGCCGAGTTGGAACTGGGAGGTGGGCAACCATCGACTCGCCTTAGTTCTGTCCCTGCGGATAGGGCAGAACATACGAAGGCGGCGGGAGAGCGAAAACAAAAGAGGTGCATATAGATGTATATGTATTTTGAAGCGGGATGTCACGGCCCTGGGAGGACTGCTAGCGTCGCCGCCAGTGCGATGA
- a CDS encoding glutathione peroxidase — translation MERLDGSKESLGDRRGDVLLVVNVASQCGLTPQYEGLVSLHHKYQDQGFTVLGFPCNQFGEQEPGSSEEIATFCSTTYGVDFPMFAKIEVNGENRHPLYQILTGVEDGENAAGDIQWNFEKFVVSRDGSVIRRFRPMVTPEDSELVGAIEELLAK, via the coding sequence ATGGAGCGCTTGGATGGCTCGAAGGAGTCGCTTGGTGATCGCAGGGGTGACGTTCTGTTGGTGGTCAATGTCGCTTCTCAGTGCGGTCTGACGCCACAATACGAAGGTCTTGTTTCACTGCACCATAAGTATCAAGATCAAGGTTTTACGGTTTTGGGTTTTCCCTGCAATCAGTTCGGTGAGCAGGAGCCGGGATCGTCAGAGGAGATAGCGACCTTTTGCTCTACTACCTACGGAGTTGACTTTCCAATGTTCGCCAAAATTGAGGTGAATGGCGAGAATCGTCATCCTCTTTATCAGATTCTGACTGGTGTTGAGGACGGGGAGAACGCTGCCGGCGATATTCAGTGGAACTTCGAGAAGTTTGTAGTCTCTCGCGATGGATCAGTGATCCGTCGTTTCCGACCAATGGTTACGCCAGAGGATTCAGAGCTTGTGGGAGCCATCGAGGAGTTGTTGGCCAAGTAG
- a CDS encoding GNAT family N-acetyltransferase — MPASRYPTSWESDTILSDGRTVHLRPIRPDDAAGITELHARLSPATVYYRFFTPMPQLSESMLNRFVNVDYQDRMAFVADYRGSLIAVARYDRIPGNPVAEVAFLVDDAHQGRGLGSIMLEQLAAFAKTNGITRFVADTLADNTRMLKVFRDAGYQLIRHTEEGVVQVRFDLTPTQQSRDMMAAREHRATARSIEAILRPNSLALVGASRVPGSVGDLVFANLLEGSFSGTIYPVNSEAVSIRGVRCYPTLEALPEPVDLVIIAVNAKDVLHVIEDAVAIKAKGIVIISAGFSDTSRDGAAVERQLVALARRNGIRVVGPNSMGIATPALGLQATLAPVTIQQGGAGVHAQSGPLSLAILAEIQRAEIGVSGFVSSGNKADISGNDLLAFWEDDPMTDIVLLYMEGFGNPRSFARIARRVSLAKPVLAVKSRRRRDAPASLAFGELDYDGAVEALMRQTGVIRLDTLEQLIQLTRAFLDQPLPNGNRVAILTNTGGTGPLVADALTPAGLELATLTSSKAIVGADNPIELDPSATPAQWGERLAALLADEAVDAAIVCYIPTVVGSTSDPRTLAPPTERGLSGYPNPAINSAAHVAEAIANAASNQNIKPVLANFLALPGVPAALSSHGQKIPSYSFPESAAIALGRMAEYARWRSRPSGESLKTEPIAMPNDLTAIIESGQRMVEGRQARDIAIALGLPMTAPSGARREELEGRSVLLRIELIHDSRYGPFLRGSLSGVAFDLFGATSLRALPQTNQDVDEFIASIPGITITDGYQKLPVIDRTPLIALTKTLVGIADQLYTINAMLLDPISLTTKGLYLRGVRLLLRDSPLEPQMVTRSLRAPGSIH, encoded by the coding sequence ATGCCGGCCAGTCGCTACCCCACCAGCTGGGAGTCCGACACGATCCTCTCAGACGGGCGAACCGTGCACCTGCGGCCGATTCGTCCAGACGACGCAGCAGGCATCACCGAACTACACGCAAGGTTGTCACCCGCTACCGTGTACTACCGTTTCTTCACCCCCATGCCACAGTTGAGTGAATCCATGCTCAATCGATTTGTAAATGTCGACTACCAGGACCGTATGGCGTTCGTCGCCGACTATCGGGGTAGCTTGATCGCGGTCGCCCGCTACGATCGGATTCCGGGCAACCCTGTTGCAGAGGTAGCCTTCCTGGTCGACGACGCACACCAGGGGAGGGGCCTGGGGTCGATCATGCTTGAACAGCTGGCCGCATTCGCCAAGACCAACGGCATCACCCGCTTTGTCGCTGACACCCTTGCAGACAATACCCGAATGCTCAAAGTATTCCGTGATGCGGGCTATCAACTCATACGACACACAGAGGAGGGTGTGGTTCAGGTTCGCTTCGATCTCACCCCTACCCAGCAATCGCGAGACATGATGGCAGCTCGTGAACATCGAGCAACCGCCCGCTCGATAGAGGCGATCCTGCGTCCAAACTCACTAGCCCTGGTCGGCGCGAGTAGAGTCCCCGGCAGCGTCGGCGATCTAGTCTTTGCCAACCTACTCGAGGGCAGCTTCTCTGGAACCATCTATCCGGTCAACAGCGAGGCTGTCTCCATCCGTGGCGTGCGCTGCTACCCAACTTTGGAGGCATTACCCGAACCGGTTGATCTAGTGATCATCGCAGTCAACGCAAAGGACGTGCTGCATGTCATCGAGGATGCTGTGGCCATAAAGGCCAAAGGCATCGTTATCATATCGGCAGGCTTCTCAGATACGTCACGCGATGGCGCGGCTGTAGAACGTCAACTAGTTGCACTCGCTCGACGCAATGGCATCCGCGTCGTCGGCCCTAACTCCATGGGCATCGCCACCCCGGCACTTGGCCTCCAAGCCACTCTTGCTCCCGTCACCATCCAACAGGGAGGAGCCGGGGTTCATGCGCAATCTGGGCCACTCTCACTCGCAATCCTCGCCGAGATCCAGCGGGCCGAGATTGGTGTATCTGGCTTTGTAAGCTCTGGCAACAAGGCTGACATCTCGGGCAACGACCTACTCGCATTTTGGGAGGACGATCCCATGACCGACATAGTCCTCCTATACATGGAGGGCTTTGGCAATCCTCGCAGCTTTGCAAGAATCGCACGTAGGGTCTCACTCGCCAAGCCTGTACTGGCGGTAAAATCTCGTAGGCGCAGAGATGCTCCGGCATCATTGGCCTTCGGAGAGCTGGACTATGACGGGGCCGTCGAAGCGCTCATGCGCCAGACGGGGGTGATCCGGTTAGACACGCTTGAACAGCTGATTCAGCTGACACGGGCGTTCCTTGATCAACCGTTACCTAATGGCAACCGAGTAGCCATCCTGACCAACACCGGCGGCACCGGGCCACTGGTCGCCGATGCACTGACACCAGCAGGGCTGGAGCTCGCCACCCTTACCAGTTCCAAAGCAATCGTAGGTGCCGACAACCCGATCGAGCTAGATCCCTCTGCAACGCCAGCACAATGGGGCGAGCGGCTGGCTGCGCTTCTGGCCGACGAAGCCGTCGACGCCGCCATCGTCTGCTACATTCCCACAGTGGTAGGTTCGACGAGTGACCCGCGAACGCTTGCACCTCCAACTGAGCGCGGTCTGAGTGGCTATCCAAACCCAGCGATAAATTCTGCAGCTCATGTAGCTGAAGCCATCGCCAATGCCGCGTCCAACCAAAACATCAAACCGGTGCTCGCGAACTTTCTGGCGCTACCAGGTGTCCCAGCGGCACTCTCTAGCCACGGTCAGAAGATACCCTCGTATTCATTTCCGGAGAGCGCCGCAATCGCCCTCGGACGAATGGCCGAATACGCGCGATGGAGGAGCCGACCAAGCGGCGAGTCGCTCAAAACCGAGCCAATAGCGATGCCAAACGATCTCACCGCCATCATTGAGTCAGGCCAACGAATGGTGGAGGGCCGGCAGGCTCGCGACATCGCCATCGCGCTTGGGCTCCCAATGACGGCACCGAGCGGTGCCCGAAGGGAGGAGCTCGAGGGCCGAAGTGTGTTGCTGCGCATTGAGCTCATCCACGACAGCCGTTATGGACCCTTCTTGCGCGGCAGTCTGTCTGGTGTTGCATTCGATCTCTTTGGGGCGACATCACTACGAGCGCTACCGCAGACAAATCAGGATGTCGATGAGTTCATCGCTTCGATTCCGGGGATCACCATCACCGACGGTTACCAGAAGCTTCCGGTTATAGATCGCACTCCACTGATCGCACTCACCAAGACACTCGTCGGCATTGCAGACCAGTTATATACGATCAATGCGATGCTGCTCGATCCCATCTCGCTAACTACAAAGGGGCTCTATCTGCGCGGAGTTCGTCTGCTGTTGCGTGATTCACCGCTTGAGCCACAGATGGTGACCAGGAGTCTCCGTGCCCCTGGTTCAATTCATTAG
- a CDS encoding RrF2 family transcriptional regulator, with protein MKVSTRGDYASRALLSLALHQGSERPTSVTELSRRTGLPQPYLEQILLTLKGAGLVTSRRGASGGYILSRDPSQITLAQIVSAVDGPLTLGNFGAPHENGACEHEGQCVLRDVWAQVGSHMREHLRSYTLADMVDRARGMAPGEQQVAGR; from the coding sequence GTGAAGGTATCAACTCGCGGAGACTACGCATCAAGGGCGTTGCTCTCACTTGCGCTGCACCAAGGCTCCGAACGACCAACCTCAGTCACGGAGCTCTCGCGACGCACGGGCCTACCACAGCCATACCTAGAACAGATCCTCCTCACTCTAAAAGGTGCAGGTCTTGTAACCTCCCGTCGGGGGGCCAGCGGGGGGTACATACTCTCGAGGGATCCATCGCAGATCACACTCGCTCAGATCGTATCCGCCGTCGATGGACCACTTACTCTTGGAAACTTTGGAGCTCCGCACGAGAATGGCGCTTGTGAGCATGAGGGCCAGTGTGTTCTGCGTGATGTTTGGGCGCAGGTTGGCAGTCACATGCGCGAGCATCTGCGTTCCTACACGCTAGCTGACATGGTCGATCGTGCGAGAGGGATGGCACCGGGCGAACAGCAGGTTGCGGGACGCTAA
- a CDS encoding alkaline phosphatase family protein, producing the protein MGEQLDEITPQDSFVVPDYTAPGLATLMPAVVDVVRGRKDSAGAFLGASMDDIDRVVVLALDGLGFFQLQPRLGSLPNLARGVLRRGYSVGPSTTATALTSLTTGATPAEHGVLGYRVRLGTHAILNTLRWSSSEREVAAPIPMDFQPVPPFCGENPAVVTKYLFAKTGFTQVHLRGGRLRYWHAMSSIVEKVMSAVKEGESLIFAYYDGIDTVAHEFGLGDAYERELTMVDTLVGMLMDLLPSRTALVITADHGQVEVLQPPIRIDAEAMSLVKLLSGEGRFRWLHCQQGAADRVAEMASERYHDIARVLVRDELVELGVFGGVPSRSVLARVGDVAIIPTSAVSFYDPDDVGALQLICRHGGLMADEMIIPILTFAS; encoded by the coding sequence ATGGGCGAACAGCTGGATGAGATAACGCCGCAGGACTCTTTCGTGGTACCGGACTATACGGCACCTGGATTGGCGACCCTGATGCCCGCAGTGGTTGATGTGGTTCGAGGAAGGAAAGATTCAGCAGGAGCGTTCCTCGGTGCATCGATGGATGATATCGATAGGGTCGTGGTGCTTGCGCTCGATGGCCTCGGCTTCTTCCAACTTCAACCGCGGCTAGGCTCGCTCCCGAATCTGGCACGTGGAGTGCTCCGGCGTGGCTATTCAGTTGGTCCGAGTACGACGGCCACTGCCCTGACCTCGCTCACGACGGGCGCAACTCCCGCTGAGCATGGAGTGCTCGGCTATCGCGTGCGTCTGGGCACTCATGCGATCTTGAATACCTTGCGTTGGAGCTCCTCGGAGCGTGAAGTGGCTGCACCGATTCCGATGGACTTTCAGCCTGTGCCGCCGTTCTGTGGCGAGAATCCTGCGGTGGTGACTAAGTACCTTTTTGCCAAAACAGGCTTTACCCAGGTTCACCTTCGTGGGGGCAGACTCCGATACTGGCATGCAATGTCAAGTATTGTCGAAAAGGTGATGAGTGCGGTCAAAGAGGGCGAATCTCTTATCTTTGCCTACTACGACGGCATCGACACTGTTGCCCATGAGTTCGGTCTTGGCGATGCCTATGAGCGTGAGCTGACGATGGTTGATACTCTGGTTGGGATGCTGATGGATCTACTTCCATCGCGTACTGCGCTGGTGATCACCGCAGATCATGGACAGGTAGAGGTGCTTCAACCACCAATTCGTATTGATGCCGAGGCGATGTCGCTCGTCAAACTCCTTTCTGGAGAGGGGCGTTTTCGATGGCTGCACTGTCAACAAGGGGCTGCTGACAGGGTGGCTGAGATGGCGTCTGAGCGCTATCACGATATTGCTCGGGTGTTGGTTCGCGATGAACTAGTGGAGCTGGGCGTCTTTGGCGGCGTCCCTTCTCGTTCGGTGTTGGCGCGAGTTGGTGATGTTGCGATCATTCCAACTAGTGCGGTCAGTTTCTATGATCCAGACGATGTCGGTGCCTTGCAGTTGATCTGTCGACATGGCGGATTAATGGCTGATGAGATGATCATTCCAATCCTGACCTTCGCCAGCTAG
- a CDS encoding proteasome activator codes for MSEEPKDSKVFLSGAGDSDSGAKDDASVESGSELVMSPAKVLRIGSMIRALLEEVKAAPLDISSRTRLAEIYDTSVAELGGVMSEDLTEELKGFAPAFRGGEVPSEAELRIAQAQLVGWLEGLFHGIQATLMAQQMDSRTQLQELRARGLPQGSSAPGNYL; via the coding sequence ATGTCAGAGGAACCTAAGGATTCCAAGGTATTTTTGTCAGGCGCAGGTGATAGCGACAGTGGTGCCAAAGACGACGCTAGCGTGGAGTCGGGCTCTGAGCTGGTCATGTCTCCAGCAAAGGTGTTGCGGATAGGATCGATGATACGGGCGCTTCTCGAAGAGGTGAAGGCGGCGCCTCTCGATATAAGCTCACGCACTCGCCTTGCTGAGATCTACGACACATCTGTGGCAGAGCTTGGAGGCGTGATGTCCGAGGACCTCACTGAGGAGCTGAAGGGATTCGCGCCAGCTTTTCGAGGAGGTGAGGTGCCCTCCGAAGCCGAGCTCAGGATAGCACAAGCTCAGCTGGTCGGTTGGCTTGAGGGACTTTTCCACGGGATACAGGCGACGCTAATGGCGCAACAGATGGACTCGCGTACTCAGTTGCAAGAGCTTCGTGCTCGTGGTCTTCCTCAAGGGTCGTCAGCACCAGGGAACTATCTATGA
- the rpiB gene encoding ribose 5-phosphate isomerase B, with amino-acid sequence MTLDAVVIAIGSDHAGYRLKSKVGAYLADQGAVVLDFGTTSEEPVDYPLFCEPVARSVATGAASLGVVVGGSGQGEQIVANKVIGVRAALCWSELGARLARAHNDANVLALGARLLGDDLALAVLEAFMRGAFEGGRHLKRIDQIRQVEEGASYIPDAFA; translated from the coding sequence ATGACACTCGACGCTGTTGTGATCGCGATTGGTAGCGATCATGCCGGGTATCGCTTGAAGAGCAAAGTGGGTGCCTATCTTGCTGATCAAGGGGCGGTGGTGCTCGACTTTGGCACCACATCTGAGGAGCCGGTCGACTATCCATTATTTTGTGAGCCTGTGGCTCGTTCAGTGGCAACTGGCGCCGCCTCGCTCGGCGTCGTAGTAGGAGGTTCCGGGCAAGGCGAGCAGATTGTAGCGAATAAAGTGATCGGTGTTCGTGCGGCGTTGTGTTGGAGCGAACTCGGCGCCAGGTTGGCGCGCGCCCACAATGACGCGAACGTACTCGCACTAGGGGCTCGGTTGTTAGGTGACGACCTTGCTCTTGCAGTGTTGGAGGCCTTCATGCGAGGCGCCTTCGAGGGAGGGCGGCACTTAAAGAGGATCGACCAGATCCGTCAAGTTGAAGAGGGAGCGTCGTACATACCAGATGCGTTTGCGTAG
- a CDS encoding alpha/beta hydrolase family protein, whose translation MRRPTRPTLLVGIVGAVVVLIAALVVANRGSGVPARLSVPTATTVPGQTSESVPIRPQQRQVNGSNIRGLGEYSTTVTEAGRILCVPTTGACSTRSYLLHVYYPSMQRTQNSPLVDATPATSGSPYPLIVFAAGFNVDPSNYLPLISGWVHSGYVVAAPRFPLSSAWAISHYGVNLSDLKLSDAFESDMLNQPGDMQAAIAEVTLLNQNPSVPLNGLVNTNDIAAAGQSDGGDTALAFADNSCCRDPAVKAAIVLSGAEFPPYRGQYFPSPAIPLMVAQGTADTVNPPQLSAQIYAQAPAPKLYLQLLGADHLVAYTEVDPYEQAVLKTSLAFLATYLRDAPTSVTQLGTVGNIAGVASESADLS comes from the coding sequence TTGCGTAGACCAACACGTCCAACATTGCTAGTCGGGATCGTTGGGGCAGTAGTAGTCCTGATTGCCGCGCTCGTTGTTGCCAATCGGGGGTCTGGAGTACCAGCTCGATTGAGTGTTCCGACGGCTACTACCGTTCCAGGGCAGACCTCCGAGAGTGTTCCGATCCGGCCTCAACAAAGGCAAGTTAATGGGTCCAACATACGCGGACTTGGAGAGTATTCGACGACGGTCACAGAGGCTGGAAGAATACTTTGCGTGCCCACCACAGGGGCGTGTTCGACGAGAAGTTATCTATTACATGTTTACTATCCATCGATGCAACGCACACAAAATTCACCATTGGTTGACGCGACTCCGGCCACATCGGGTTCTCCATACCCTTTGATTGTCTTTGCAGCTGGTTTCAACGTCGATCCGTCTAACTATCTTCCACTTATCAGTGGATGGGTCCACAGCGGATATGTAGTTGCGGCACCGCGTTTCCCACTGTCATCAGCTTGGGCGATTAGCCACTACGGAGTAAATCTGTCTGATCTGAAGCTTTCGGATGCGTTCGAGTCAGATATGTTGAACCAACCAGGAGACATGCAGGCGGCCATCGCCGAGGTCACGTTGCTGAACCAGAATCCGTCTGTACCCCTTAATGGCCTGGTTAACACGAATGATATTGCAGCGGCTGGCCAAAGCGACGGCGGGGATACCGCTCTTGCCTTCGCGGATAATTCTTGCTGTCGTGACCCTGCGGTGAAGGCCGCAATTGTTCTATCGGGTGCCGAGTTCCCTCCCTACCGAGGTCAGTATTTCCCTTCGCCTGCGATTCCATTGATGGTAGCGCAGGGGACAGCCGACACCGTTAATCCACCTCAACTTTCTGCTCAGATCTATGCTCAAGCGCCAGCCCCAAAGTTATATCTTCAACTTCTTGGTGCCGATCATCTGGTGGCCTACACTGAGGTAGACCCCTATGAGCAGGCGGTGCTCAAAACTTCGTTAGCCTTTCTCGCCACCTATCTAAGAGATGCTCCCACATCGGTGACTCAGCTTGGAACGGTAGGCAATATTGCAGGTGTTGCTAGTGAGTCGGCTGATCTGTCGTGA
- a CDS encoding amidase, with translation MIGEIEAYREGLLNVVVKDMLDVEGCPTTLGSRLVAATATPATQDSSVVARLRASGVHLRGKANLVEFAFGVHGINPWYGTPRNPLSGDLLPGGSSSGSAVAVALGEAEVGIGTDTGGSIRIPAACCGVIGLKPTYGLIDETGCAPLALSLDTIGVLARTLADLADGFCGIGGMLEGSVPSWIGQVRVGVPEFDDVVTEVLRGIDIPMHAVTDIDLNELWRNGNTVLLVEAYRQLHDYLGEAHRLDPRGLSRLRGAETITDDVYLEALRYRDSARERAFRSLGMGEGIVALPTMAVQVPQLASFDLTYMNRLTLPFNYLGFPALALPVRVGPPALQGEGADGMVPFSLQLVAVDHRESQLLTVAKKIYERYGTYHADLGTTGVQH, from the coding sequence ATGATAGGCGAAATTGAGGCTTACCGTGAGGGTCTATTAAATGTCGTCGTTAAAGATATGCTCGACGTTGAAGGTTGTCCGACCACGTTAGGGTCCAGGCTGGTGGCGGCTACAGCAACGCCGGCCACCCAAGATAGCTCAGTGGTAGCCAGATTACGAGCGAGTGGAGTGCACCTGCGAGGTAAGGCGAATCTCGTCGAGTTCGCGTTTGGCGTGCACGGCATCAACCCATGGTATGGGACTCCGCGGAATCCGTTATCCGGCGATCTTCTCCCTGGTGGGTCGTCGTCGGGGTCGGCAGTGGCGGTTGCCTTGGGTGAGGCTGAGGTCGGTATCGGCACAGACACAGGGGGTTCGATTCGGATACCCGCAGCGTGTTGCGGGGTGATCGGACTGAAGCCTACCTATGGCCTGATCGACGAGACTGGTTGTGCACCGTTGGCGTTAAGTCTTGATACCATTGGAGTGCTAGCACGCACCCTCGCTGATCTCGCGGACGGGTTTTGCGGCATAGGCGGCATGTTGGAGGGTTCGGTTCCAAGTTGGATTGGACAGGTCAGGGTTGGAGTTCCAGAGTTTGACGATGTCGTCACCGAGGTGCTTCGGGGAATAGATATCCCCATGCATGCGGTAACCGACATTGACCTAAATGAACTTTGGCGCAATGGCAACACTGTGCTCCTGGTTGAGGCGTATCGACAACTTCATGACTACCTTGGTGAAGCTCATCGCCTCGATCCTCGAGGGCTCTCGCGCCTTCGCGGCGCTGAAACGATTACTGATGATGTCTATCTGGAGGCACTTCGATATCGAGATAGCGCACGAGAGCGCGCCTTTCGATCCTTGGGCATGGGCGAGGGTATAGTCGCCTTGCCCACCATGGCGGTTCAAGTGCCGCAGCTGGCCTCTTTTGATCTGACTTACATGAATCGACTGACGTTACCCTTTAACTATCTAGGCTTTCCGGCTCTTGCCCTTCCAGTTCGCGTGGGGCCACCAGCTCTCCAGGGGGAAGGGGCCGATGGCATGGTTCCATTCTCGTTGCAGCTAGTTGCGGTTGATCATCGAGAGTCACAGCTACTGACGGTTGCCAAGAAGATATACGAACGCTACGGCACCTACCATGCGGACTTGGGTACGACCGGCGTTCAGCACTAA